The Thalassotalea psychrophila genome window below encodes:
- a CDS encoding transporter — protein MKIFKISQSTLVLLSLFAATSFSSQANQHQHHHMPDENGEMNIPASKTPISVMGDHLHHEGGWMASYRYMTMEMKGLQTGTSSTSATGALQNYAMVPEEMTMNMHMLGLMYAPTSNLTLMVMANFVDQEMTSLMPSMPMEGEMGMNSEMDMGTSMNSGMGMTEMPMMTHAMEMESDGLADISISALINGFNGDNYRSHFTLGVRLPTGDIDQTRNNMMGEETLMGYPMQLGTDTTNILAGYTYVYDVDKWQLGTQINYETAIEENDADYKPGDKIQWHNWVGYGVNQSLSLSMRLSYLDKGNYSGHDQRLNSMMMPTADPKQRGVSQIDWAIGANYGFIDGMLKNQQISFEYSQPIEQDFEGTQLKTDWQATLGWQLSF, from the coding sequence ATGAAAATATTTAAAATTTCCCAATCTACTTTAGTGCTTTTATCTCTGTTTGCTGCCACTAGCTTTTCAAGTCAGGCAAACCAACATCAGCATCATCATATGCCAGATGAAAATGGTGAAATGAACATACCAGCCTCAAAAACGCCAATCTCAGTAATGGGTGATCATTTACACCATGAAGGTGGCTGGATGGCATCTTATCGTTACATGACCATGGAAATGAAGGGTTTACAAACAGGTACATCGAGCACAAGCGCGACAGGTGCATTGCAGAATTACGCTATGGTTCCTGAAGAAATGACCATGAATATGCACATGCTTGGTTTAATGTACGCACCAACGAGTAATTTAACTTTGATGGTTATGGCAAACTTTGTTGACCAAGAAATGACTTCATTAATGCCATCAATGCCTATGGAAGGTGAGATGGGTATGAATTCTGAGATGGATATGGGCACTAGTATGAACAGTGGCATGGGCATGACAGAAATGCCAATGATGACTCATGCTATGGAAATGGAAAGTGATGGCTTAGCAGATATTTCTATTAGCGCATTAATTAATGGCTTTAATGGTGACAATTACCGTAGTCATTTTACTTTAGGAGTGCGATTACCAACAGGGGATATTGATCAAACTCGTAACAACATGATGGGTGAAGAAACCCTTATGGGTTACCCAATGCAACTAGGCACGGACACTACCAATATTCTTGCTGGTTATACTTATGTTTATGATGTTGATAAATGGCAATTAGGTACACAGATAAACTATGAAACAGCTATTGAAGAAAATGATGCCGATTATAAACCCGGTGATAAAATTCAATGGCATAACTGGGTAGGTTATGGCGTTAATCAATCATTAAGTTTATCTATGCGTTTAAGCTATTTAGATAAAGGCAACTATTCAGGTCATGATCAACGATTAAACTCTATGATGATGCCAACTGCAGATCCTAAGCAACGTGGCGTTAGCCAAATTGACTGGGCTATAGGGGCAAATTATGGTTTCATTGATGGTATGCTGAAAAATCAACAAATTTCATTCGAATACTCTCAGCCAATAGAGCAAGACTTTGAAGGCACGCAACTTAAAACGGATTGGCAGGCAACGTTAGGTTGGCAATTGAGCTTTTAA